In Chitinophagaceae bacterium C216, the genomic stretch ATAGACCGCTAATGGTTTTATACTTTCTTAAAAACTTGAGAGAACCTATCGGATTGGCCTTTTTCCAATCAAAGGGACTACGGTTTTCAGGTTTCAGAGATTCGGGTAACACAAAGAAACCGTACAGAAAGTTTACAAAACAAAGAATTGCGGCTGCATAAAACGGAGCTCTTATGCCCCATCCGGCGAGCAATCCACCCAATGCCGGACCCAGTACAAATCCCAGTCCAAAAGCTGCACCAATAAGACCGAAGTTTTTTGCACGGTTTTCATTAGTGCTGATATCAGCGATATAAGCACTTGCTGCAGTAAAGCTAGCTCCTGTAATGCCCGCCAGTACACGACCTACAAAAAGTAATGCATAGTTATGGGCAAGTGCCAGAATAATGTAGTCTATACAAAATCCCAGTAGTGATAGCAAAATAATAGGCCTTCTTCCGAAGCGGTCGCTGAGATTGCCCATCAACGGTGCAAATAAAAACTGCATTGCAGCAAACACAGATACGAGATATCCACCCCAGCGGCTTGTTTCGTTAAGAGGGATATGTTTGAGTTCTACCAATAACTGTGGCATAACAGGAATAATCAATCCCCAGCCAATAACATCAATTGTAAGGGTGACAAAAATAAATCCTATAGCGGCATTACTAGAGCTTTTCATAAGAAAAAATTAGGCCTGCAAAGATGCAGAAAAGAAAGCAAAGAATTGCTTGCCATAAGAAAAGATATGTAAGGCATACTAGCAATTTATTGCACTCAGGCCTTTCTTAGTTCTTCAAAAACGCCGGTTTGTTTGTTTTTGCGAACATTGTCCCAGTTAAAGTATCGGCCGTTCATAGCTACATAAACACCGTGAGGGAGTGTTTGTACAAATGCTAATGCACTTCCTAGATTGAATAATCCATCGGAGCTTCCAAACTTAATAGGAATCATGGCGCCGGTAATTACAATCGTTTTGTTTTTGACTTTTTCAGCCAACACTTTGGCTGTTTTATCCATAGTATCGGTGCCATGTGTAATGATGATTTGTGTTTCTTCACATTGCTCGCATTGATAAGCAATCAGCTCACGATCTTCATCGGTCATCTCCAAACTGTCAATCATCATCAGGGTGCGTATTTCAACAGGAACAGTATTACGACCTTTTTCCAACAGCTCTGGTAAATGAGTATCTTTAAAGTATAGCTGCCCGGAGAGCATGTTATATTCCTTATCAAAAGTTCCTCCTGTTATAAATATTCTGACCGCCATATCCTAATAATTTGGGCATCAAAAGTAGTGAAGTTTAGTGGGTACGTCTCATTTCTTTGATGAATATACTTTTAGTTGCTGAACGACATAAAAGAAAAGATATGAATTCTTATAATTCATTCAATGTTGTTTATAGCAAGCTACAGGAAACTATATATATCCGTTTAACATTTTGAAAAAATAAAACGCTGAGATAATTTGTTAGTAGTACAGGCATTAAGAAGCTGTAACAATCTTATCTGGCGTAATGGGCAAATCTCTCAATCGTTTGCCGGAAGCGTTGTAAATAGCATTGGCAATGGCTGCAGCAACACCTATGATACCTACTTCTCCCAATCCTTTTGCACCTGTAGGATTAATGTTTGCATCCGGTTTTCCAATGAAAGCTACTTCAATAATAGGTGCATCGGCATTTACCGGAAAATGATATCCGGCAAAATCGTGGCCTATCAAACCTCCTAGGTTGGCATCTGCGATTTGTTCTTCCATCAAAGCCATTCCTATTCCGCCCACTGCGGCTCCTGATATCTGATTGGCGGCTGCTTTTTCATTCACAATCTTACCTCCATCGGCCACACAAACCATTCTTTCTATTTTCACTTTTCCTGTGGAAGGATGTACTTTTACTTTACAGAAGTGAGCTGCGCCCGAGCAGAAGGCGTACTGTCTTCTTTCTTCCCCAGGACCGGAGCTAGCTTCCACATAAATAGTTTTAAGATTATGTTGAGCCCATAACTGCTGATAGGAAACAAATTCGTTATTGGGTGTTTGGTAAGAAATGCCGGTGTCGCCGAGTAATATATCTTTTTCGGTTGCGGTTTTATACTTTTCATTGATGGCCGCTGCGTATTCAGCTAACTTTAGCTTCAAGGCATTACATACCGCCACTACAGCTCCACTTATCGAAGATAAACCTGTGCTACCGCCCTGACTGGGTGCTGGCGGTAGTGAGGAGTGTCCTAGTTCTACTTTTATTTTATTGCGAGGAATACCGGTGCTTTCATGAGCAATGTTATACATGCCTGTAGCGGTACCGGTACCAATGTCTGTCATAGCTGTTTGAACCGTAATGCTGCCGTCTTGCTGCATTTCTATACCTGCGCTGGCATTATTACGTCCGGCATTCCACATGCCCAAAGCCATACCATAACCAATAAACCAATCGCCTTCTTTGAGGGCTCGGGGCTGAGCTTTTCGTTGTGACCAATTGATGAGTGCTGCTCCTTTTTCGATACATTCATTAAGATAATTAGTAGACCACGGCAGGCCATTATCGGGATTTTTGTCTAAAGACAGATTTTGCAAACGAAGCGCCACAGGGTCCATGTTTAATTTATAACTCAGTTCATCTATAGCACTTTCAATAGCAAAGGCTCCTGTGCAATCACCTGGACCTCTCATCCATGTAGGTGTGGAAAGGTTTAAGGGTACAACGGCAGATTCTGTTTTCAGATTAGGGAATTTATAGATCAATCTGGTTACACGTGTAATGCCTTCTGTGAAGGTTTCATACACCGAAGTACTATGCTTAGCGGCATGCCATACGCCGATGATGTTGCCTTTTTCGTCGGCACCCATTTTCACTTTTTGCCATGAAGCCGGTCGATATCCTACCGAGTAAAACATTTGCGGACGAGTCAGCATTAGCTTTACAGGACGCTGGACTTGCTTTGCAGCCATGGCCGTCGCAATGGCATGAGGCCACACACGTAGTCCGGAACCAAAACCTCCTCCAACATACTCACTCACTACTTCAATGTTTTTTTCAGGAATATTAAAGACTCGTGCAAAAGTGCGCTGCACGTTGTTTACACCCTGGTTTTTATCGTAGAGTTTAAGTTGATTGTCCGATATCCAATGTGCAATGGTCGCATGCATTTCCATGGGGTTATGCACTTCTGCTTTTATGTTGTACTCCGCCTCTATCACAAGAGGTGTATTATTCCATGCATCCATAGACCCCCGTTCTCTTCCGGCTGCGACCAGAGGGTGATGGAGATGTTCTTTTTCGAAATCTACTTTAAAAGGAGCCGACTCATATTCGGCTGTAATGAGAGAGGCTGCATATGTAGCGTCTTCGAGGGTTTCGGCAATGACCATGGCAATGGGCTGCCCCTTGAAATAAATTTTATCAGTGTGAAACACGGGTAAGCCGAAACGTGTTTCTTTAATTTTGACTTCGTCGGCAAAACCTGGTACAAAAGGTTTATGTTGATGTGTAATGATGTCTAAGACTCCTGCTACTTGTTTAGCTTTTTCTGTATGGATGCTTTTTATAGTTCCTGATGCAATGGTGCTATCTACCAATACGGCATAACACAGTCCCTCTATATTGTATTCTGCAGCGTATTTGGCTTTGCCGGTTACTTTGGCAATGCCTTCTACTCTTCCTTCGCTAGGGACTATATCGAATGGTTCATCAAAGAATGCCATAGTTCAATTTTTATTTTTGCCGATAAGTATTGTTGCAGCTGAAGTGTGCGACGCAACGATGCTACATGCGTGCACGAAGCTGGCTTCATAAAAAATTAATTACGTAAACAATTTTGCAAAGCCGTTTCAATGGCGCCTTTCAGCAACGGCACTTTGAATGCATTGCCAGCTAGCGGTTTTACCTCGTCGGCTGCAATGGCAGCCGCTTTTGCAAAGTGCTCAATACTTGGTTCTTTGCCTTTTAAATAAGCTTCGGAAGCTAACCATCTCCAAGGTTTATGCGCTACACCTCCCGATGCTAAGCGGGCTTCCATGATTTTGTTACTTTCAATATGCAAGGCTGCTGCTACGGATACCAATGCAAATGCATAAGAGTCGCGATCGCGCAGCTTTAAGTATGCACAATGTTTGTTAAATGGATTGCGACTTATGTCTATAGAAGTAATCAAGGCATGTGACGGTAAGTTGTGATCCAGATGCGGTTCGCTGCCCGGCAAACGGTGAAAATCTTTAAACGGAATTACGGATGCTTTTTGTTTTTTGTCGATAATATTTACGCGTGCTTCTAAAGCCGCCAACGCTACACATAAATCAGAAGGATGTACCGCCACACAATGCTCGCTGTAACCAATGATAGCGCTCATGCGATTATCACCTTGGAGCGCACTGCAGCCTGAGCCCGGCGTTCGTTTGTTGCAGGGAGTACTTACGTCGTAGAAATAAGGGCAACGCGTGCGTTGCAACAAATTACCTCCGGTGCTGGCCATGTTGCGAATTTGTGCGGATGCACCGGCAAACACGGCTTTAGCGATGAGTGGATAGTCAGAAAGAATTTTGTTATCTGTGGTTAAAGCACTGTTGCGCACCATAGCGCCGATGCGTATGCCATTATCAGTGTTTTCTATTTTATCGGAAAGCACATCGGTGATATCTATCAAATTCTCAGGCTGTGCGATGTGCTTCTTCATTAGGTCCACCAAATTGGTGCCACCTGCAATAAATTGCGTATTGTCTTTCTTTATCGTTAACGCCTGGGTAATATTGGCTGATTTGTTAAAGCTGAAAGGTCTCATAATGCGGCTACTTTTTGAATTGATTCAACAATACCGTTATAGGCTCCGCAACGACATAGATTACCACTCATGAACTCTTTGATGGCGGCCACGGACTTGGTATGGCCTTCGTTTACGCAGGCTACAGCCGACATAATCTGCCCCGGGGTACAATAGCCACACTGAAAGCCATCGCATTCGATAAATGCTTTTTGCATGGGATGCAGCTTATCGCCTTCGGCCAAGCCTTCGATGGTGGTAACCTCCTTGCCAGCTGCTTGTGCAGCCAGTGTGAGACAACTTAAAACATGTTTGCCTTTGATATGAACTGTACAGGCTCCGCATTGTCCATGGTCACAGCCTTTTTTAGCTCCTGTAAGATGTAGCTGCTCTCTTAAGAGGTCCAACAGCGTTGTTCGAGTATCTGCGGTTACTTTATATGTTTTTTTATTAACCGTAATGCTTATTGGCGTTGTATGTTTGGGAGGGATGATAAAGTTCTTAACATCCTTATAAAAAGCTTTTACGGAAGAAGGTAATGCAGCCAAGGCTGCTAATGCTCCCGATATTTTTAGGAAAGAACGACGCGAACTTTTCATATGAGCAGATATTATACAAAGACCTAGATTGTCTTTATGAAATTTTCGATTGCATAAATATAATTAAAAAGCCGCTTATATCAAGCGGCTTTGTTGTAAAAAAGAAATGCGTTAATGAAAATGAATGCTGTGTAAAATCTTGGAATACCTGATTTATTTTAAAATTTGTAAGGTATTAGAACCAAGTGTTTTTATTTGGGAGAAGTTATTTTTCGATAGGTATAATAAAACAAAATAGGGATGACAGTAAACGATAATACTAAACTTATCAGCATCCCTCCAACAATCATTATTGCTAAGGGTTTTTGAATTTCAGATCCCATACTGTTTGACATAGCTGCAGGTAGTAATCCCATTGAGCCCATTAGAGCTATCATTAATACAGGTCGAATTTTAGACTGAACGGCTTTAGTAATAGCATCTAATAAGGAATTTTTCTTAAGGTATTCTTTCATAACAGTGATCAAAATAAGCGCGTTAATGGTATTTACTCCAAACAATATAATTAGGCCGATACCTGCAGATATACCAAAAATGGTTTGTGTGATCCAAATAGACAGAAAACCTCCTATAAAAGCAAAAGGCAATGTTATTGACGATAGAATCGTGTCGCGCAAGTTTCCAAAGTTGCTATATAATAAGATTAATATCAATATCAATGATATTGGAATAACTGTCATTAATTGTTTGGTGGCGCGTTCTTTACTTTCAAATTCTCCGGCCCATTCCATGTGTTGATTTTTAGGTAATACCATTCTTTTTTCAACTTTAGCCTTGGCTTCAGCAATCGTACTACCTAAATCTCGTCCTTGAATGCTAAATCCTACAGCACTATAACGACTATTTCCTTCGCGATAAATAAAGGCAGGTCCTGTTTTATAACCAATAGAAGCGATTTCCTTTAATGGAATACTATTACCATTGGAGGTACGAATGAGAATATTGCCAATTTTTTCTGGCGAATTGCGATAGTCTTCTTGAAAGCGTAACACGATATCAAAATGCCGATCCCCCTCATAAAATTTATTCGCAGCTTGACCACCAATAGTCATAGCGATAACTGCTTGCACATCGGACGTCTGAATACCATATTTTGCCATTTTAGAATCATGTAGTTGAATGCGCAATTCTGGCAGGCCTATGTTTTTATAAACGTTTACATCAGTAATACCATTTACAGTACGTATGATGTTTGCTACTTTATGCGCCTGGTTTTCGAGTTCTTCCAGATCGTTTCCAAATATTTTGACTACCAAAGAGCTTTTTACACCCGCTACATATTCTTCAACATTATCTTGAATAGGTTGGCTGAAGCCGAAATTGATTCCCGGGTATTGAGATAATAGTTCTCTTAGTTCTTGTACAATTTCGGCTTTGGTAATTTTACGCTTCCATGATTTTTCGTTTTTTAATTGGACATGAAACTCTACATTAAAAAAGCCTGTAGGATCAGTTCCATCGTTAGGTCGTCCGGTTTGGGTTAGAATGAAATCAATTTCTTCACAATTGGCAAGCATTAGCTCTTTCATTTCTTTAGTGAGCTGAGTTGATGTAGTTAGGCTAATACTATTAGGTAAAGTCGCTCTAATATAGATTGCACCTTCATTAAGTTGCGGCAAGAATTCGGTACCATAATTTAAAAAACGTACAATACATATAAGAAGCAATATACAAAAAGCTCCAAGAGTTAGTCGTTTATATCGAAAAGAAAGTAGGTGGAGTGAATAAATAAGCTGATGAGAGAACCGAGTTATTATGTTTTCTTTTTCTTCTATATTTTGATTGAACAAATATTTACACATTGCGGGCACGTATGTTAAGCTTAATAATAAAGAACCTAACAAGGCATAACTCAAAGTATAAGCTAAGGGAATGAACATTTTGCCTTCTACTTTTTGAAAGGAGAAAATAGGTAATAAAGCAACGATTAAAATCAATAAGGCAAAGGATATGTATGAGGCTACGGAGCTCGCTTGTTTGCGAATGATACCTGACTTGCTCATTTTGGCAAACCGCTCAGCACCTAGTGCTCGCTGCATGGCGGCAAGCGAAACAAAAATTGTTTCTACCATTACTAAAGTTCCTTCTAATAGCAGTCCAAAATCTAAAGCTCCCATGGAAATCAAATTGGCAGGCATGCCCTGCCACTTCAGCATAATAATGGCAAACAAAAAAGATAAAGGAATTACAGAAGCAACAATAAAAGTGGATTTCCAATTATTAAGGAAGATACCAACAATTAACGCTACTAGTAAAATGCCTTCGATTAAGTTGCGCGAAACTGTTTTGACGGTGCTATATACCAAGATGGTACGGTCGATGACGGGAACGATTTTAACACCATCGGGTAATAGCTGTTCATTTAGTAAATTGACTTTCTCCTTTAGATGTTTGATTACTTCAGATGCGTTTTCCCCTCGCAGCATAACGACAATGCCTTCTACTACATCGTCCATTTCGTTAAACCCTGCTTGTCCCAGACGAGGTTTACTTGACATTACAACATCGGCGACATTTTTGATCAGAATGGGAGTAGAGCCATTTAGTTTTATAGTAATATTTCTAATGTCTTCTAATTTATCGAGAAGTCCTACACCTCTAACCACATATGCTTGTTCTCCCTGCTGAATAATATCTCCACCTACGTTGATATTGGATTTAGATACTGCTTCATAAACATCTAAAGGAGAAAGATCAAAGTTTTTTAATTCGGTAGGATTGATACGTATTTCATAAATCTTTTCTTCTCCACCAAAACTAATAACATCTGCTACGCCCGGTACACTCAACAGCTCACTTTCAATTACCCAGTTTTGAAGAGTTGTTGTTTCTTTTAGAGGCAGACTACTTTTAATAATATATCGAAATATTTCGCCCGTAGCTCCCGAAGGCGGTTCTATGCTAAAAGACGCACCATCCGGTAGTTCTACTTTTCCAATTTTGCTCGCAACATTTTGTTGGGCGTAAAAATCATCAACTGTATCTGCAAACTGTACTGTCACCACGGATAAACCAAACAGAGATACCGAGCGAATTTGTTTTTTTTGGGGAATGGTGTTCATTTCCTTGGTGACTGGAAGTGTGACCAATTTTTCAACTTCCTCAGCACTTCGACCAGGCCATTGTGTAATGATTCTTACACGTGTATTGGTCACGTCAGGGAATGCCTCAATGGTAGTATTCTTTAAGGAATAAATACCATAGCATAATAAGGCAAAAGTTAAGAACAAGATTAATGAGGCTCGCCTCAGTGAAAAAGTGACTATATGTTGTACCAGTTTTTTCATGCCTTATTTTTTAGCTCCTCAAACAACAACAAAACGTTCGTTACTACAACTCTTTCGTCGGGATCCAACACCTCCTTTACATAATAATATTCATCATTGCTGGCTATTTTATGGACATGGCGAACTTTTAAATCACAATCCGATTTATGGGTGATTATATATTCCCTATCGTTATAAAAGATAACAGCACTTTGAGGAATAGCTAAAGCACTGTCTAGAACAGTTCGTTTATTCACGATGATATCGGCGCTTAGCCCTGGCATGAGTTGTAGGTTTTTATTGTCAAGAACTACTCGGGCCTTCAAAACATGTTCGTCATCATCAAAAACATTATATATTTTATCGATTTTGCCAATGTATATTTCGTCAGGATATGCGACGGTTCTTACTTTCACTGTATCTCCCACTTTAATTTCTCTTAGATTGCTGGCATAAATATTTACCATCACCCAGACTTGCTTTAAATTAGAAATCGAAAAAAGAGGTTCGCTTTCAGGTGTAATATTTTGCCCTCGATTAATGGTTTTCTGAATGATGTACCCATTTTGAGGAGATATAATATCAAAGTATCCGTCCTTTCTAACTCGATACATGGCCAAGGTTTGTTGTACCTTTTGTAACGAGATTTTTGCCATTTCGAGTTCGTGCTTTGTTTTCAGTACATCGATTTTTACAGATAAACCATCTCTCAAAAGATCATTAGATAATTGCAGTTCGTTTTTTAGCATTTCGACTTGCGTTTCGTAGAGTCTTTTTTGCTGAAATAGCTCTTGAGCTTCTTCCGAATGTAGGGTTGCCAACACTTGACCTTTATGAACGTAATCTCCTAGTTCGAAGTTTACAGACTCAACAGTTCCTTTTAGTAATGATCGATATATCAGCAAGTCGTTTTCATTATATTCGATTTTGCCCGACATAGTTATTTGTTCATGTACAGGCTGAATGGATACAGGGGCAATTGCTGTTGTTTTCTTTAGTTCTTCAGTTAAGCAATAAACAGTAGTGATAGAATCATCTATTTTAGATACTTTTCCTTTACAAGAGAAGCATATAATCATCCCGCAGATGATTCCTGTTATGATATACCATTTGTTCATATTAAAAATGTTTTCCTACGAGAAGTTGTAACTGTTCAATCAATTTTAAGTATGTTAATGCGGCATCCCAATAAGCAATAGCTGTTGATTGATGAGATTCTATGTAATCGATATATTGTGTCAATGTAATTTGTTTTTGTTGCAAGCGTTGCCAGAACTGTGCTAGTATACTTTGATAATCGTCTTTAAGAAAGTTATTGGAGTATTGTGATAGATATTGTTCCCATTTTTTTATTTGTGTAATGCAATTATTAATTTGCTGTTCCAGTTGCGTTACAATGCTCTGGTATTTATTTTCCTCAATAGCTTTTTGGTGTTGGGCCGCTAATATGTTGCCTTTGTTGCGATGGAAAATGGGTAGATCAATCGAAATGCCGAATCCCACAAAATCTTTCATGATATTTCCTCCACGGTCATAATTTGCTAGAAGTGTTACACTGGGTACAGCCATTGCTTTTTCCAGTGCAATGTTAGCATCAGCAAGTCGTTGCATTTGTGTTTGATGTTTTAAGACGTGATTATTTTGCAGTGCCAATTCCAATACGTTGGAGGGGATACGTGAGGTATAGTTAAGTGATAAAGTATCAAAAACAATGTTGCTTTCTGACAAAGTGTTTAATCCGGTTAAATATTTTAATTCATTAAGCAGTTCTTTTTTTTCCTCTTCCGCTGAAAATGCTTCTTTTTGTAACTGTGAGAAAGTATTTTGGGCACGCATTAATTCTGGCAACAGAACATTTCGATTGTTATACTGTCTTTGATATTTTTCTACCAGACGGCTAATTTCATTTAATAAACTTGCATTTACTTTTTCTTTTTTCGTTAGGATGTAGTATGTGTAATAAGCAACTCTAAGTTCGTACTGTAATTGAGCTGTTAAAGCATCTTTTTGTATGTGTTGTGTTTGTAGTGCTTGGGTATTTACCTGAATGCGCTTTTTGCGTTTAGCTGCGGTTTCTATTTTTTGTTCTAGCTCAATACCAAATTGTTGATATTTCCCATAGTTACCAAATAGTCTACGTTGAGATTCTATATCGAAAGTTTTCCAAAAGTTTACCTCTTGTAAGGATAAAGTTGGATTCTCATGGGCCTTGGCTTGTTGTAATTCTGCAGCGGCTTTTTCAATGTTTAAAGATTGTTCGCGTATTTGTAAGTTATGCTCGGTTAAAGCGTTTTGTAGATCACGTAGTGAATATTCTTGAGCCCATAGTACCTTGTAGCATAAAATAATATTAATCACCAAAAGAGCGAAACGCGCCATAGACAGTTTTTTGCAAAACTATCTATGGTAGATTAAAGGAATTTTGGAGCTGCATTAAAAATATATTGAAAGCGGATTAGAATTTAGTTAGAAAATTAATGTAACCCTAGTACCTCCTTCTGGCTCGTTGTGAATAGCCATCCCGATATGATGTAGTGAGAATATAATATTAGCTAATGAGAGGCCAATTCCTTTGCCTCTATGATTTTTGGCATTTGCTGCTCTATAAAAATTGCGTGTGATATTTGGCAAATCTTTTTCAGGTATGCCTATTCCGCGATCGATGATATAAATATGTAATTTTTGGTCAACTATCAAAAGTTTAAATTGAATAGGTTTATTGTGAGAGTATTTAATAGCGTTTTCAACAATATTTGTTAAGGCAATTTCTAAAAGTTTAGCATTTCCTTTCAATTCGAGCATCGATTGATCCTCGACAGCCATATTCACTTCAATCTTGGCTTGATGATGTATAACTGCGTTTTCAATAACCTTCCATATAATTTCGTCTATGCGAGTTGTAGTAAATTCAAAAGAAGGGTTTGCACCTGATAAAAGAAGCATATTGTTTAATGCATCTTCGAGATCGTGTACGTATTGTTTTGATTTTTGTAATACAATTTGATATTCCTGTGCTGATCGTGCTTTTTGTCCAGTTACTTCTAGTATTCCTAGTAAAGCGGATATAGGTGTTTTTAATTCATGAGAAACATAGTCGATAAAATTCTTTTGTACGGAAAAAGTTTCAGATATACGGTTGACTAGGTAGTTGTAGTTTTCTACTAGGTCTTGTAACTCCTGATATGTTTTTTCAACTTTAATGGGTTGATGAAAATTTTGTGCATCACGATTTTTAATCTGCTTAGTGATTTTAATAATGGGGGCATAAGCCCATTTACTCAAATATCTGGCGATGAAAAAAATAATAAGGATGCTAATAGCCGAAGCCACCCACAAAATATGGAAAAGACTTTGTAGCTGCGTTTTAAACTCTGTTTTAGGCTCACGAGCAATAACTATGAAATTACCCTGATTGTCTTGATAATATATTCCGTGATAAAAAAAATCTTTTGTTGCAAAATGTTCACTATTATTCTCTCTGATCTGATCAATAAACTGTCGTTGAATGTCGGATGTGGGAGACATATCTCCATATACCTGATGGTATAGACTATCAAAGATGGCAATGTTTTTACGTGATATTTTTTTTAAAAGCTGACTTTTGATGTTTTCATGATCTCCAATAGATAATTCGTCTTTTTCCAGATAGTATAAAGCTGCCAATAAGGTTTTGCTTTCCAATCCCTGCATTTCTTTACGTTCCATTACGGCTGCAAAAGAAAAATAAATAATTGCCGATACCCCGATAATAAGGATGCTGAACAAGATAACTGCATATAAGGAAAGCCGTTGTTTTAATTTCATATTATTCTACCTTAAATAGATAGCCTATTCCTTTTACCGTGTGGATAAATTTTTGCTTAGATTCGAGTTTATTTCTCAGATAAGAAATGTAAACATCTACAACGTTTGAAGGGTTTTCAAAATGAATGCCCCATACTGCATTTAGAATTTGCTGCCGAGTAACCACTTTGCCGTAATTATCGCATAAATATTTAAGTAATTTGAATTCGCGGGGAGACAAGTCGACTGGGTTTTGATTTAAGTGCACCTTATATTGGTGAGTGTCGATTTGAATAGGCCCAAAATCTTGTATATGCTTTGAGGTGTCTAATTGATCGTATTGATTTCTTCGTGTGAGTGCTTTTATGCGTGCAAGCAATTCATCAAAATGAAAAGGTTTGGTCATATAATCATCTGCACCGCTATCTAAGGCGGTGGTTTTGTCTAGCACACTATTCAATGCACTCAGCATAAGAATTGGGGTGAAAATTTTCTTATACCGTATAGTTTGTACCAATTGAATACCATCAATACCGGGCAGCATTACGTCTATAATCATTAAATCGAAACTCAGAGAAAGATATTGCTGAAGGACTTCTTCGCCCGATTTGCATAAAGTAATTACATAACCGACCTCCTCAAGGCCTTTTACTAAAAAATCACTTATCCTTCTGTCGTCTTCAACAATCAATATTTGCATAATTATTATTCAACTTATTTAAAACAGTAGATATTTGCACTTATTCAAAATTGACAAATATTTATTCTTTTGAAAATGGTAAAGTATTAATTTTTTAATAAAAGTACTGGCCCCTCTTTAAAGAAAATAAATTTTCATTGATAAAAGGATCTTATAATTTCAAAATAATTTCCATCAAAAAAGCATACATAGTAAAGCCCGAGAGGTAAGCGCAATAATAAATGTTTCAATGGGGCGCAACAATTTTTACATATACCTACAAGTAAAATCGTTTACTTTGACGATGTATTGCCAATGAAATGTTTTCTAAACATCTATTCATAATTGAACCGATATGCTGAAACCGATATTCCATTTCGTTTTCGCTTGTTTGCTGATAGTGTATTATAATAATATATCGGCACAACAATGCCCTATTATACCAAAACCACTGGAAGCTGTTAAAACAAAAGATAGCTTCATCATTAGCTCACAGACTAAGTTATTTATTGAAAAACCGGAACTAAGATCTGCTGCCGGCTATTTGCAGTTTCGCATGCTGCATATGTTTGCGATACCGTTAATCCCCACGCCCACTACCCCTGTTGCCGATGTAGTAGAATTGCGCTTAAGTAATAATGCTACGGCCAACGAAGAAGGATATCTATTATCCGTAACAGATAAAAAAGTAATTATTACAGGAAATTCTACCGCAGGAGTAATTAACGGAATTTCTAGTTTGTTACAGTTAGCAGCCTCAGGTAGTAAAAAAGACCAAAAAAT encodes the following:
- the czcA gene encoding Cobalt-zinc-cadmium resistance protein CzcA, which translates into the protein MKKLVQHIVTFSLRRASLILFLTFALLCYGIYSLKNTTIEAFPDVTNTRVRIITQWPGRSAEEVEKLVTLPVTKEMNTIPQKKQIRSVSLFGLSVVTVQFADTVDDFYAQQNVASKIGKVELPDGASFSIEPPSGATGEIFRYIIKSSLPLKETTTLQNWVIESELLSVPGVADVISFGGEEKIYEIRINPTELKNFDLSPLDVYEAVSKSNINVGGDIIQQGEQAYVVRGVGLLDKLEDIRNITIKLNGSTPILIKNVADVVMSSKPRLGQAGFNEMDDVVEGIVVMLRGENASEVIKHLKEKVNLLNEQLLPDGVKIVPVIDRTILVYSTVKTVSRNLIEGILLVALIVGIFLNNWKSTFIVASVIPLSFLFAIIMLKWQGMPANLISMGALDFGLLLEGTLVMVETIFVSLAAMQRALGAERFAKMSKSGIIRKQASSVASYISFALLILIVALLPIFSFQKVEGKMFIPLAYTLSYALLGSLLLSLTYVPAMCKYLFNQNIEEKENIITRFSHQLIYSLHLLSFRYKRLTLGAFCILLLICIVRFLNYGTEFLPQLNEGAIYIRATLPNSISLTTSTQLTKEMKELMLANCEEIDFILTQTGRPNDGTDPTGFFNVEFHVQLKNEKSWKRKITKAEIVQELRELLSQYPGINFGFSQPIQDNVEEYVAGVKSSLVVKIFGNDLEELENQAHKVANIIRTVNGITDVNVYKNIGLPELRIQLHDSKMAKYGIQTSDVQAVIAMTIGGQAANKFYEGDRHFDIVLRFQEDYRNSPEKIGNILIRTSNGNSIPLKEIASIGYKTGPAFIYREGNSRYSAVGFSIQGRDLGSTIAEAKAKVEKRMVLPKNQHMEWAGEFESKERATKQLMTVIPISLILILILLYSNFGNLRDTILSSITLPFAFIGGFLSIWITQTIFGISAGIGLIILFGVNTINALILITVMKEYLKKNSLLDAITKAVQSKIRPVLMIALMGSMGLLPAAMSNSMGSEIQKPLAIMIVGGMLISLVLSFTVIPILFYYTYRKITSPK
- the czcB_1 gene encoding Cobalt-zinc-cadmium resistance protein CzcB, translating into MNKWYIITGIICGMIICFSCKGKVSKIDDSITTVYCLTEELKKTTAIAPVSIQPVHEQITMSGKIEYNENDLLIYRSLLKGTVESVNFELGDYVHKGQVLATLHSEEAQELFQQKRLYETQVEMLKNELQLSNDLLRDGLSVKIDVLKTKHELEMAKISLQKVQQTLAMYRVRKDGYFDIISPQNGYIIQKTINRGQNITPESEPLFSISNLKQVWVMVNIYASNLREIKVGDTVKVRTVAYPDEIYIGKIDKIYNVFDDDEHVLKARVVLDNKNLQLMPGLSADIIVNKRTVLDSALAIPQSAVIFYNDREYIITHKSDCDLKVRHVHKIASNDEYYYVKEVLDPDERVVVTNVLLLFEELKNKA
- the sasA_3 gene encoding Adaptive-response sensory-kinase SasA, with product MKLKQRLSLYAVILFSILIIGVSAIIYFSFAAVMERKEMQGLESKTLLAALYYLEKDELSIGDHENIKSQLLKKISRKNIAIFDSLYHQVYGDMSPTSDIQRQFIDQIRENNSEHFATKDFFYHGIYYQDNQGNFIVIAREPKTEFKTQLQSLFHILWVASAISILIIFFIARYLSKWAYAPIIKITKQIKNRDAQNFHQPIKVEKTYQELQDLVENYNYLVNRISETFSVQKNFIDYVSHELKTPISALLGILEVTGQKARSAQEYQIVLQKSKQYVHDLEDALNNMLLLSGANPSFEFTTTRIDEIIWKVIENAVIHHQAKIEVNMAVEDQSMLELKGNAKLLEIALTNIVENAIKYSHNKPIQFKLLIVDQKLHIYIIDRGIGIPEKDLPNITRNFYRAANAKNHRGKGIGLSLANIIFSLHHIGMAIHNEPEGGTRVTLIF